One window of Nymphaea colorata isolate Beijing-Zhang1983 chromosome 11, ASM883128v2, whole genome shotgun sequence genomic DNA carries:
- the LOC116264554 gene encoding metal tolerance protein 1-like codes for MLSPTTDEDHILEVMSTDELPLAVPAKEVNKQACGGARCGLSDKNSRSEHAKERSAAAWKLWIAMVLCLVFMGAEVVGGIKANSLAVLTDAAHLLSDVVAFGISLFSLWASGWEATYRRSYGFFRVEIIGTLVSIQLIWLITGVLVYEAINRLIHGNKEVNGGLMFGIAAVGLVVNLVMACLLGHSHGHGHGHGHGHGHNHGHGKDAHGHGHGHGHGHNHGHGQDAHDHDHDNEEEGDHHPEPKEDPHGSRRLNYVGAATERPNDKKKKRRNVNVQSAYLHAIGDSIQSVGVMIGGAIIWFKPELRIADLICTLFFSLVVLGTTVRMLRSVLDVLMESTPREVDARRLEREICEMEEVVAVHELHVWGITVGKILMSCHVKIKPDADADAVLNNVIAYIRKEHNITHVTIQIER; via the coding sequence ATGCTGTCACCAACCACCGACGAAGATCACATACTCGAGGTCATGTCGACGGATGAGCTTCCGCTGGCTGTGCCGGCCAAGGAGGTGAACAAGCAGGCCTGTGGTGGTGCAAGGTGCGGCCTCTCCGACAAAAACAGCCGTTCCGAACACGCTAAGGAGCGGTCCGCCGCCGCGTGGAAGCTCTGGATTGCCATGGTCCTTTGCCTCGTCTTCATGGGAGCAGAAGTCGTCGGAGGGATCAAGGCCAACAGCCTCGCCGTCCTGACCGACGCCGCCCACCTGCTGTCCGACGTCGTTGCCTTCGGCatctccctcttctccctctggGCTTCCGGCTGGGAAGCCACTTACCGCCGGAGCTACGGCTTTTTCCGGGTGGAGATCATAGGCACCTTGGTCTCCATACAGCTCATTTGGCTCATCACCGGCGTCCTGGTTTATGAGGCCATAAACAGGCTCATACACGGCAACAAGGAGGTTAATGGCGGTTTGATGTTCGGTATTGCAGCAGTAGGCTTGGTTGTGAATCTGGTCATGGCTTGCTTGTTAGGACACAGCCACGGACATGGCCATGGCCACGGGCATGGCCATGGACACAACCATGGCCATGGTAAAGACGCCCATGGCCATGGCCACGGACATGGCCATGGACACAACCATGGCCATGGTCAAGACGCCCATGACCATGATCATGATAATGAGGAAGAGGGTGACCACCACCCTGAGCCTAAGGAAGATCCTCATGGATCGAGGAGACTGAACTATGTCGGTGCTGCTACAGAGAGACCGAatgataagaagaagaaaaggaggaatgTGAATGTTCAGAGCGCCTACCTTCATGCCATTGGGGACTCGATTCAGAGCGTCGGGGTGATGATCGGCGGTGCCATCATCTGGTTCAAGCCTGAACTGCGGATCGCCGATCTCATCTGCACCCTCTTCTTCTCGCTTGTCGTTCTGGGGACGACGGTTCGGATGCTGAGGAGCGTCCTGGATGTGCTGATGGAGAGCACGCCGAGGGAAGTGGACGCCAGGAGGCTGGAGAGGGAGATCTGCGAAATGGAGGAGGTGGTGGCCGTTCATGAGCTCCATGTTTGGGGCATCACGGTGGGGAAGATTCTCATGTCTTGCCATGTGAAGATCAAACCAGACGCAGACGCAGACGCTGTCCTCAACAACGTGATTGCTTACATTCGGAAAGAACACAACATCACCCATGTGACCATTCAGATTGAGCGCTAG
- the LOC116263757 gene encoding uncharacterized protein LOC116263757, protein MELASPTPRNGQIGRQITASSEKSHGSMFEPQTEPEKETGRMPTSRSLIQPSHQEAPEKKLTLFALRLALLEKAASGIGALGFIWATVVLLGGFAIILERVDFWFVTAILLVEGSRIYSRSRELEWQRQSTWSISDAARNSSRALVYGSGRLVHMIKALYLPITSTLPYFARQPKVTSSAPAEPPPDDQTQIKPRTWTTSEVPLLPYAGWVFVSKNISKLLYWFQLAAAVACVVLSLLRLYRQDYGNTDAREVQNRASALNIFYSLALAEASVFLMERVYWEWKVSVRKFLEQVNEQCGFGDSGIAWIRRFFYDAYSKCVEGSVFDGLKMDLLTFASELLLSNSVEEQLTGARMLVKFTENDRFSADAFRRIGTSMPAMERLVEMLSWRNHREQEIRKSAAQIVSKITGKKRNSLRVAGIPGALESISSLLHIKNARLSDDGILQKGIIMDEGDHEFHLRGLHILKKLANDHDNCGKIGTTRGLLTNIINSTHAEERMLNFGSPSQIMIVEQSLKLVKKLVATTGSTGEVLRRETSNIVFTIGNLRAILKYGKKHDNLQSLAMDILANMALDKGAREKIGRTGGMLNLLFGIFFFEENAVQNVDVTQKLSSNAGEALVMLTLESPQNCERIIQLGSVGKLVGCLENTTLRKNSARLLRNLCAYAGPDLQHKLAGIAEATKVVLKDIMSEEEKCLEVAIGLAAQVLRFTNASEFHDALAWAGTEMSELAAKLVQILRNDPNPSVKVPRMRRFVVELVITMMQVETQSRELFKKLELEKELKCVLETTSELECFNVFSGSVGLSPHTTTLHSLVDTAHELLNNVSSHNTAESGW, encoded by the exons ATGGAGCTTGCTAGTCCAACACCGAGAAATGGGCAGATTGGTAGGCAGATAACAGCAAGCTCAGAGAAAAGCCATGGTTCGATGTTTGAGCCTCAGACAGAACCGGAGAAGGAAACTGGACGGATGCCCACCAGCAGAAGCTTAATACAACCGAGCCATCAAGAAGCACCAGAAAAGAAGCTCACGCTTTTTGCCCTCCGGCTAGCTTTGCTTGAGAAAGCAGCCAGTGGAATTGGTGCTCTCGGTTTTATCTGGGCAACCGTCGTCCTTCTTGGTGGTTTTGCAATCATATTGGAGAGAGTTGATTTCTGGTTTGTCACCGCCATTCTCTTAGTTGAAGGAAGCAGGATTTATAGCCGAAGTCGTGAGCTCGAATGGCAGCGCCAGAGTACATGGTCCATTTCTGATGCAGCAAGGAATAGTTCGCGGGCATTAGTATACGGTTCTGGTCGCCTGGTTCACATGATCAAGGCTCTCTACCTACCAATCACTTCTACCCTTCCATATTTTGCTCGGCAGCCAAAAGTCACCTCCTCTGCACCAGCAGAGCCGCCTCCTGACGATCAAACGCAGATTAAGCCTAGGACATGGACGACATCTGAAGTCCCTCTGCTACCATATGCAGGTTGGGTTTTTGTGTCAAAAAACATCAGCAAACTTCTCTACTGGTTTCAGCTGGCTGCGGCTGTTGCATGTGTAGTGCTTTCATTATTAAGACTATACAGACAAGATTATGGCAATACAGACGCTCGAGAAGTCCAAAACAGGGCGTCTGCATTGAACATATTCTACAGCCTTGCACTAGCAGAAGCCTCAGTGTTTCTGATGGAAAGAGTCTACTGGGAATGGAAGGTGAGCGTCaggaaattccttgagcaagtTAACGAGCAGTGTGGTTTTGGAGACTCTGGAATTGCTTGGATCCGTCGATTTTTCTATGATGCATACTCAAAATGCGTGGAGGGGAGCGTctttgatggcctgaaaatgGATTTACTGACCTTTGCTTCAGAGCTGCTGCTGTCAAATTCCGTTGAGGAGCAGTTAACAGGTGCCCGCATGCTTGTCAAATTCACAGAAAATGATCGGTTCTCCGCTGATGCCTTTCGAAGGATTGGTACATCAATGCCAGCTATGGAGCGGCTTGTTGAGATGTTGAGCTGGAGGAACCACAGAGAGCAGGAAATCAGGAAGTCGGCAGCCCAAATAGTGTCAAAGATCACTGGTAAAAAGCGGAATTCGCTACGTGTTGCAGGAATTCCTGGTGCCTTGGAGTCCATATCATCACTACTACACATAAAGAATGCCAGACTTTCAGATGACGGGATCCTGCAGAAAGGGATAATTATGGATGAAGGGGACCATGAATTCCATCTTCGAGGCTTGCATATCTTGAAAAAACTTGCCAACGATCATGACAACTGTGGAAAGATTGGTACAACTAGAGGCTTGCTAACGAACATCATCAATTCTACGCATGCTGAAGAAAGGATGTTAAATTTTGGGAGTCCTTCACAAATAATGATAGTGGAGCAATCTCTGAAACTAGTCAAGAAACTGGTAGCAACAACAGGCAGCACCGGAGAAGTTCTGCGGCGGGAGACTTCAAATATCGTCTTCACAATTGGAAATTTGAGGGCTATTCTCAAATATGGGAAGAAACATGACAATCTTCAGTCATTGGCAATggatattttagcaaatatgGCTCTGGATAAGGGTGcaagagaaaaaataggaagaACCGGGGGGATGCTAAACCTACTGTTTGGTATCTTTTTCTTCGAGGAAAATGCAGTTCAGAATGTTGATGTCACTCAGAAGCTGAGCAGCAATGCAGGAGAAGCCTTGGTAATGCTGACACTGGAAAGTCCACAAAACTGTGAGAGGATTATACAACTTGGATCTGTTGGTAAACTGGTTGGCTGTCTTGAGAATACCACATTGCGCAAAAATTCAGCCCGACTTTTGCGAAATCTGTGTGCATATGCAGGACCAGATTTGCAACATAAGCTTGCAGGAATCGCCGAAGCTACGAAAGTT GTATTGAAGGACATAATGTCAGAAGAAGAGAAATGTTTAGAAGTTGCGATCGGACTGGCTGCCCAAGTGCTCAGGTTCACAAATGCTTCGGAGTTTCACGATGCACTTGCATGGGCAGGAACAGAGATGTCAGAACTAGCAGCAAAATTAGTGCAAATTTTACGAAACGACCCAAATCCCTCAGTCAAGGTACCAAGGATGAGAAGGTTCGTGGTAGAGCTGGTGATAACAATGATGCAGGTGGAGACGCAAAGCAGAGAACTGTTCAAGAAGCTTGAATTGGAGAAAGAGCTCAAATGTGTTCTAGAGACCACTTCAGAACTTGAATGCTTCAACGTTTTCTCAGGCAGTGTAGGCCTGAGCCCACATACCACTACTCTTCACTCACTTGTAGATACGGCACACGAACTGCTGAACAATGTCTCATCTCACAATACCGCAGAATCAGGATGGTAA
- the LOC116264806 gene encoding uncharacterized protein LOC116264806, which produces MELASPTPRNEQIGKQITASSEKSHGSMFEPQTEPEKETGRMPTSRSLIQPRDQEAPEKKLTLFALRLALLEKAASGIGALGFIWATVVLLGGFAIKLERVDFWFVTAILLVEGSRIYSRSHELEWQRQSTSISDVARSSSRALVYGSGRLVHMIKALHRPITSNLPYFDRQRKVASSAPAEPPPDDQTQIKPRTWTTSEVPLLPYAGWVFVSKNISKLLYWLQLAAAVACVVLSLLRLCRQDYGSTDTREVQNRASALNIFYSLALAEASVFLMERVYWEWKVSFRKFLEQVNEQCGFGDSGIAWIRRFFYDAYSKCVEGSVFDGLKMDLLTFASELLLSNSVEEQLTGARMLVKFTENDRFSADAFRRIGTSMPAMERLVEMLSWRNHREQEIRKSAAQIVSKITGKKRNSLRVAGIPGALESISSLLHIKNARLSDDGILQKGIIMDEGDHEFRLQGLHILKKLANDHDNCGKIGTTRGLLTNIINSTHAEEGMFNFGSPSQIMIVEQSLKLVKKLVATTGSTGEVLRRETSNIVFTIGNLRAILKYGKKHDNLQSLAMDILANMALDKGAREKIGRTGGMLNLLFGIFFFEENAVQNVDVTQKLSDNAGEALVMLTLESPQNCERMIQLGSVGKLVGCLENTALRKNSARLLRNLCAYAGPDLQHKLAGIAEATKVVLKDIMSEEEKCLEVAIGLAAQVLRFTNASEFHDALAWAGTEMSELAAKLVQILRNDPNPSVKVPRMRRFVVELVITMMQVETQSRELFKKLELEKELKCVLETTSELECFNVFSGSVGLSPHTTTLHSLVDTAHELLNNVSSHNTAESGW; this is translated from the exons ATGGAGCTTGCTAGTCCAACACCGCGAAATGAGCAGATTGGTAAGCAGATAACAGCAAGCTCAGAGAAAAGCCATGGTTCGATGTTTGAGCCTCAGACAGAACCGGAGAAGGAAACTGGACGGATGCCTACCAGCAGAAGCTTAATACAACCGAGGGATCAAGAAGCACCAGAAAAGAAGCTCACGCTTTTTGCCCTCCGGCTAGCTTTGCTTGAGAAAGCAGCCAGTGGAATTGGTGCTCTCGGTTTTATCTGGGCAACCGTCGTCCTTCTTGGTGGCTTCGCAATCAAACTGGAGAGAGTTGATTTCTGGTTTGTCACCGCCATTCTCTTAGTTGAAGGAAGCAGGATTTATAGCCGAAGCCATGAGCTCGAATGGCAGCGCCAGAGTACATCCATTTCTGATGTAGCAAGGAGTAGTTCGCGGGCATTAGTATACGGTTCTGGTCGCCTGGTTCACATGATCAAGGCTCTCCACCGACCAATCACTTCTAATCTACCATATTTTGATCGGCAGCGAAAAGTCGCCTCCTCTGCACCAGCAGAGCCGCCTCCTGACGATCAAACGCAAATTAAGCCTAGGACATGGACGACATCTGAAGTCCCTCTGCTACCATATGCAGGTTGGGTTTTTGTGTCAAAAAACATCAGCAAACTTCTCTACTGGCTTCAGCTAGCTGCGGCTGTTGCATGTGTAGTACTTTCATTATTAAGACTATGCAGACAAGATTATGGCAGTACAGACACCCGAGAAGTCCAAAACAGGGCGTCTGCATTGAACATATTCTACAGCCTTGCACTAGCAGAAGCGTCCGTGTTTCTGATGGAAAGAGTCTACTGGGAATGGAAGGTAAGCTTCaggaaattccttgagcaagtTAACGAGCAGTGTGGTTTTGGAGACTCTGGAATTGCTTGGATCCGTCGATTTTTCTATGATGCATACTCAAAATGCGTGGAGGGGAGCGTctttgatggcctgaaaatgGATTTACTGACCTTTGCTTCAGAGCTGCTGCTGTCAAATTCCGTTGAAGAGCAGTTAACAGGTGCCCGCATGCTTGTCAAATTCACAGAAAATGATCGGTTCTCCGCTGATGCCTTTCGAAGGATTGGTACATCAATGCCAGCTATGGAGCGGCTTGTTGAGATGTTGAGCTGGAGGAACCACAGAGAGCAGGAAATCAGGAAGTCGGCAGCCCAAATAGTGTCAAAGATCACTGGTAAAAAGCGGAATTCGCTACGTGTTGCAGGAATTCCTGGTGCCTTGGAGTCCATATCATCACTACTACACATAAAGAATGCCAGACTTTCAGATGACGGGATCCTGCAGAAAGGGATAATTATGGATGAAGGGGACCATGAATTCCGTCTTCAAGGCTtgcatattttgaaaaaacttgccAACGATCATGACAACTGTGGAAAGATTGGTACAACTAGAGGCTTGCTAACGAACATCATCAATTCTACACATGCTGAAGAAGGGATGTTTAATTTTGGGAGTCCTTCACAAATAATGATAGTGGAGCAATCTCTGAAACTAGTCAAGAAACTGGTAGCAACAACAGGCAGCACCGGAGAAGTTCTGCGGCGGGAGACTTCAAATATCGTCTTCACAATTGGAAATTTGAGGGCTATTCTCAAATATGGGAAGAAACATGACAATCTTCAGTCATTGGCAATggatattttagcaaatatgGCTCTGGATAAGGGCGcaagagaaaaaataggaagaACCGGGGGGATGCTAAACCTACTGTTTGGTATCTTTTTCTTCGAGGAAAATGCAGTTCAGAATGTTGATGTCACTCAGAAGCTGAGCGACAATGCAGGAGAAGCCTTGGTAATGCTGACACTGGAAAGTCCACAAAACTGTGAGAGGATGATACAGCTGGGATCTGTTGGTAAACTGGTTGGCTGTCTTGAGAATACCGCATTGCGCAAAAATTCAGCCAGACTTTTGCGAAATCTGTGTGCATATGCAGGACCAGATTTGCAACATAAGCTTGCTGGAATCGCCGAAGCTACAAAAGTT GTATTGAAGGACATAATGTCAGAAGAAGAGAAATGTTTAGAAGTTGCGATCGGACTGGCTGCCCAAGTGCTCAGGTTCACAAATGCTTCGGAGTTTCACGATGCACTTGCATGGGCAGGAACAGAGATGTCAGAACTAGCAGCAAAATTAGTGCAAATTTTACGAAACGACCCAAATCCCTCAGTCAAGGTACCAAGGATGAGAAGGTTCGTGGTAGAGCTGGTGATAACAATGATGCAGGTGGAGACGCAAAGCAGAGAACTGTTCAAGAAGCTTGAATTGGAGAAAGAGCTCAAATGTGTTCTAGAGACCACTTCAGAACTTGAATGCTTCAACGTTTTCTCAGGCAGTGTAGGCCTGAGCCCACATACCACTACTCTTCACTCACTTGTAGATACGGCACACGAACTGCTGAACAATGTCTCATCTCACAATACCGCAGAATCAGGATGGTAA
- the LOC116263896 gene encoding uncharacterized protein LOC116263896, with product MELGSRIMQNEQTKLRSEQSRSSVFEPQREPQEGNEQVPSPRGSQQPVNQEAPEKKLTLFALRLALFEKTASGIGALGFIWATVVLLGGLAIKLEKVDFWFVTVLLLVEGSRIYSRSHELEWQCQNTWSLSDAARYSSRAFRSSSGRLVYMIKALYRPVTSTLPYFDRQSKFTSSTQANMPDDSQPQINSRTWPTSEVPLLPYAGWVFLSKNISKLLYWFQLAAAIACALLSLLRLCKQDYGNPDTPEAQNRASALNIFYSLALAEALVFLIEKGYWEWKVSITKFLEQVNEQCGFDECGIAWIRRFFYNAYSKSMEGSIFDGLKMDLLTFAAELLQSNSVDEQLTGARMLVKFTDSARFSADAFRRISTSMPVMERLVEMLSWRNHKEEEIRKLAAQIVSKITGKKQNSLRVAGIPGALESISSLLYMGTASISDDGILQKGIVMDEVDYEYSAFNLLGLRILKKLANDHDNCGKIGTTRGLLTKIINFTHTEERMLNCGRSLQIMTVEQSLKLLKKLTKTTGGTGEVLRQEISSIVFTITNLRDILQYGKRHTNMQPLAIGILASMALDQGGREKIGRTGGMLDLLLGIFFNEEAVQSADIIQNLSSQAGEALAMLTLESPKNCERIIQLESVDKLVNCLDNTRLYINSARILRNLCAYAGTDYQYKLAGVAEATKPVLKAIMSAENKSLEVAIGLAAQVLRLTDASQFHIVLACAGMDISRLAEKLVQVLQNHRNPSAKAPRMRRFVVELMITMMQAETESRELFKKLELEKELKCVAETTSELECFNIFSGSVGLSPHTTPLHSLVHTAQELLNNDSSCNIAV from the exons ATGGAGCTCGGCAGTAGAATAATGCAAAACGAGCAGACAAAACTGAGGTCAGAGCAAAGCCGCAGTTCAGTGTTTGAGCCCCAGAGAGAACCACAGGAGGGGAATGAGCAAGTACCAAGTCCTCGCGGCTCACAACAACCGGTCAATCAAGAAGCGCCGGAAAAGAAGCTTACACTCTTCGCCCTGCGGCTAGCATTGTTTGAGAAAACAGCTAGTGGAATTGGTGCTCTCGGTTTTATCTGGGCAACAGTTGTTCTTCTTGGTGGTCTTGCAATCAAACTCGAGAAAGTTGATTTCTGGTTTGTCACTGTCCTTCTCTTAGTTGAAGGAAGTAGGATTTATAGCCGAAGCCATGAGCTCGAATGGCAGTGCCAAAATACATGGTCCCTTTCTGATGCAGCAAGATATAGTTCACGAGCATTCAGGTCCAGTTCCGGTCGCCTGGTTTACATGATCAAGGCTCTCTACCGACCGGTTACTTCTACTCTACCATATTTTGATCGGCAGTCAAAATTCACCTCCTCCACACAAGCAAATATGCCTGATGACAGTCAACCACAAATTAATTCTAGGACATGGCCAACATCTGAGGTTCCTCTGCTACCATACGCAGGTTGGGTTTTTCTGTCAAAAAACATAAGCAAGCTTCTCTACTGGTTTCAGCTAGCTGCAGCTATTGCATGTGCATTGCTTTCATTGTTAAGGCTCTGCAAACAAGATTATGGCAATCCAGACACCCCAGAAGCACAAAACAGGGCATCTGCATTGAACATATTCTACAGCCTTGCACTAGCTGAAGCTTTAGTTTTCCTGATAGAAAAAGGATATTGGGAATGGAAGGTGAGCATTAcgaaattccttgagcaagtTAACGAGCAGTGTGGTTTTGATGAGTGTGGAATTGCTTGGATCCGCCGATTTTTCTACAACGCATACTCAAAAAGCATGGAGGGGAGCATCTTTGATGGCCTGAAGATGGATCTACTGACCTTTGCTGCAGAGCTGCTGCAGTCCAATTCAGTTGATGAGCAGTTAACAGGTGCCCGCATGCTGGTCAAATTCACAGACAGTGCACGGTTCTCTGCTGATGCATTTCGGAGGATTAGCACATCAATGCCAGTTATGGAGAGGCTTGTTGAGATGTTGAGTTGGAGGAACCACAAGGAAGAGGAGATCAGGAAGTTGGCAGCCCAAATTGTGTCAAAGATCACAGGTAAAAAACAGAATTCATTACGAGTTGCTGGAATCCCTGGTGCCTTGGAGTCCATATCATCATTATTATACATGGGCACTGCCAGCATCTCTGATGATGGGATCCTGCAGAAAGGGATAGTTATGGATGAAGTGGACTATGAATATTCTGCTTTCAATCTTCTAGGCTTGCGGATTTTGAAAAAGCTTGCAAATGATCATGACAACTGTGGAAAGATTGGTACAACTAGAGGCTTGCTAACGAAAATTATCAATTTCACACATACTGAAGAAAGGATGCTAAATTGTGGGAGATCTTTACAGATAATGACAGTGGAGCAGTCCCTGAAACTACTCAAGAAACTGACAAAGACAACAGGTGGCACTGGAGAGGTCCTGCGGCAGGAAATTTCAAGCATTGTTTTTACAATCACGAATTTGAGAGATATCCTGCAGTATGGGAAGAGACATACGAATATGCAGCCATTAGCAATAGGTATTTTAGCAAGTATGGCCCTGGACCAAGGTGGACGAGAAAAAATAGGAAGAACAGGTGGGATGCTAGACCTGCTATTGGGTATCTTTTTCAATGAAGAAGCAGTTCAGAGTGCTGATATCATTCAGAACCTGAGCAGTCAAGCCGGAGAAGCACTGGCAATGCTGACACTGGAAAGTCCAAAGAACTGTGAGAGGATCATACAACTGGAATCGGTTGATAAGCTGGTCAACTGCCTTGACAATACCAGACTCTACATCAACTCGGCCAGAATTTTACGGAATTTATGTGCATATGCAGGAACTGATTATCAATATAAGCTTGCTGGAGTTGCTGAAGCTACAAAACCT GTATTGAAGGCCATAATGTCAGCAGAGAACAAATCTCTAGAAGTGGCAATTGGACTTGCCGCCCAAGTGCTCAGGTTAACAGATGCTTCACAGTTTCACATTGTACTTGCATGTGCAGGCATGGACATATCAAGATTAGCAGAAAAACTAGTGCAAGTTCTACAAAATCACCGAAATCCCTCAGCCAAGGCACCAAGGATGAGAAGGTTTGTAGTAGAGCTGATGATAACAATGATGCAGGCAGAGACGGAAAGCAGAGAACTGTTCAAGAAGCTTGAGTTGGAGAAGGAGCTCAAATGTGTTGCAGAGACCACTTCGGAACTTGAAtgcttcaacattttctcaggCAGTGTAGGCCTGAGCCCACATACTACCCCCCTTCACTCACTTGTACATACGGCACAGGAATTGTTGAACAATGACTCGTCCTGTAATATCGCAGTCTGA